Part of the Cohnella candidum genome, TGGACCTCCAGGCGGCGCGAATGCGCGAATGCGCTGCTGAATCGTCCTTGGATCCGCAAGGAAGACGATCCGGAGCTTTTCTATTGGGTGAAGGACCAGTATCGGGAGCTCAGAGACTGGTTCGCCGAGTTTACGGGTTTCATGCTGATTCTGACCCGTACCATGGCCAAGTTGGACAAGGCCCCGCTGCACGCGGAGTCCTGGATGGGCTTCGTTGAATTCCGGGAAACCCGGGACTACGTATTTTTCACTTATGGGCTTTGGTACTTGGAAAACAAGACCGAGCTGGATCAGTTTCTGTTGACCGATATGGCTGAACATATACGCGAGCAAATGGTGGGACAAGGCCTGACCATAGATTGGGGGCACTATCCGCATCGGCTGTCGATGGTCAGGGCGCTCAAAAGGCTTCGGCAGCTTGGAGCGTTGGCGGCTATCGACGGGGAAGAAGGCGACTGGGCAAACAACAAGGAACAGAACGTGCTGTACGAATGCTCTCCGCATTCCCGGTACATCCTGCGGCAATTTCCGGACGAGATGGCCCATTACAAATCGCTTGACGATATGCACGCCCTGGGTGTCTACCCGGAAACGACGGAAGGCGAGCTCAGGCGAAGACGCCATCGCGTTTACCGCAGATTGCTGCTGGAGCCGGTCGTCACGGACAGCGACTGGGATCCGGAAGATTTGAAATACGTGATCAACCAGCGCCGCTCGATCGCCGACCAGCTGCAGCTCATGTTCGGGTGGGAAGTCAGCCGTTACCGCGAGGGGCTGCTTGTCTTCCATCCCGATCCGACGGGTGAAGCCGCTCTCTTTCCGACGGCGTCGGCGATCTCTGATTTGGCTTTGCTTTTTGCCGGAGAGATACGCAGAAGAATCCATCAAGAGCATGCGGTTTGGTATCCGGAACAAGACGGAACGGTCGTCCTTTCCCGAAGCGACGTGGAGACGCTTCTCCTGGTGTTGAGCCAGAAGCATAAGGCCTATTGGAGCAAGGGGCATCTGGACATGACATCCGGAGAACTCGCTCAGGAGTTAATGAATCATCTTACGGAGTGGGGCCTCGGCAAGCCGGTTTCAAGCGACAGGTTCGCGGTAAGTCCCGCCCTGAGCCGCTGGAACGCGGAGTATCGCACGGACGATTTTCAAGATTTCGGTTAGGCACTGAAAACGGGGAGTGGGCAACGTGAGCTTAACGGAGAGGGAACTGGCGGGGGAATCGAGGCAAGAGGAGACAACGCGGGAGGAGCGGGTGAGAACCCGCTGGGAGATGTCGCGCGCCGGCATCTTCAATTTCTGGTACTACGACGACGAGGAGTTTGTGCTGGAACAGGGGAGGCTGATGCTCCGGGGGACGAACGGAGCGGGGAAGTCCGTT contains:
- a CDS encoding TIGR02678 family protein, coding for MAKGGARSWAIRRMRAQAREGSDVWTSRRRECANALLNRPWIRKEDDPELFYWVKDQYRELRDWFAEFTGFMLILTRTMAKLDKAPLHAESWMGFVEFRETRDYVFFTYGLWYLENKTELDQFLLTDMAEHIREQMVGQGLTIDWGHYPHRLSMVRALKRLRQLGALAAIDGEEGDWANNKEQNVLYECSPHSRYILRQFPDEMAHYKSLDDMHALGVYPETTEGELRRRRHRVYRRLLLEPVVTDSDWDPEDLKYVINQRRSIADQLQLMFGWEVSRYREGLLVFHPDPTGEAALFPTASAISDLALLFAGEIRRRIHQEHAVWYPEQDGTVVLSRSDVETLLLVLSQKHKAYWSKGHLDMTSGELAQELMNHLTEWGLGKPVSSDRFAVSPALSRWNAEYRTDDFQDFG